One genomic segment of Anser cygnoides isolate HZ-2024a breed goose chromosome 20, Taihu_goose_T2T_genome, whole genome shotgun sequence includes these proteins:
- the NRARP gene encoding notch-regulated ankyrin repeat-containing protein, translating to MSQSEVSPCAAPPSQRVFQEAVRRGNTKELQSLLQNMTNCEFNVNSFGPEGQTALHQSVIDGNLELVKLLVKFGADIRLANRDGWSALHIAAFGGHQDIVLYLITKAKYSAGAR from the coding sequence ATGAGCCAGAGCGAGGTGTCGCCGTGCGCGGCGCCGCCGAGCCAGCGCGTCTTCCAGGAGGCGGTGCGGCGCGGCAACACCAAGGAGCTGCAGTCGCTGCTGCAGAACATGACGAACTGCGAGTTCAACGTGAACTCCTTCGGGCCCGAGGGGCAGACGGCGCTGCACCAGTCCGTCATCGACGGCAACCTGGAGCTCGTCAAGCTGCTCGTCAAGTTCGGCGCCGACATCCGCCTGGCCAACCGCGACGGCTGGAGCGCGCTGCACATCGCCGCCTTCGGGGGCCACCAGGACATCGTCCTCTACCTGATCACCAAGGCCAAATACTCCGCCGGCGCCCGGTGa